The following proteins are encoded in a genomic region of Prochlorococcus marinus XMU1408:
- the hemH gene encoding ferrochelatase, with the protein MARVGVLLLNLGGPERIKDVGPFLYNLFSDPEIIRLPVRAFQKPLAWLISLLRSSKSQEAYRSIGGGSPLRRITEQQARELQSYLRNLGIDATTYVAMRYWHPFTESAVADIKADGVSEVVVLPLYPHFSISTSGSSFRELKRLRDSDSEFEKLSIRCIRSWFDHPAYVSSMAELIKGQIQACDLPEEAHVFFTAHGVPKSYVEEAGDPYQDQIQNCSLLIIDQLETSLGFSNSFSLAYQSRVGPEEWLKPYTEDILEKLGKSGVKELVVVPISFVSEHIETLQEIDIEYKEIANKNGIVNFKRVPALDTYPLFIEGLADLVSSCLSGEGISLEEASKLPERVKLYPQEKWQWGWNNSSEVWNGRVAMIVFLCFLLELIIGDGPLHQIGLL; encoded by the coding sequence ATGGCTCGGGTTGGTGTCCTCTTACTAAATCTCGGAGGTCCTGAGAGGATTAAGGACGTTGGACCATTTTTATATAATCTATTTTCTGATCCAGAGATAATTCGTTTACCAGTTCGTGCTTTTCAGAAACCTTTGGCTTGGCTTATTAGTTTATTACGAAGTAGCAAATCGCAAGAAGCTTATAGGTCAATTGGAGGTGGATCTCCTTTGCGCCGTATCACAGAGCAGCAAGCAAGAGAACTCCAAAGTTATCTTAGAAACCTAGGAATAGACGCAACAACATATGTCGCCATGAGATATTGGCACCCATTTACTGAGTCAGCTGTAGCGGATATAAAGGCTGATGGTGTAAGCGAGGTTGTTGTGTTACCTCTTTATCCCCATTTTTCAATAAGTACAAGTGGATCTAGTTTTCGAGAGCTCAAAAGGTTGAGAGATAGTGATTCTGAATTTGAAAAATTATCTATTCGTTGTATTCGGAGCTGGTTTGATCATCCAGCTTATGTATCTTCAATGGCAGAATTAATAAAGGGACAAATCCAAGCTTGTGATTTACCCGAAGAGGCCCACGTTTTTTTTACTGCCCATGGAGTGCCCAAAAGTTATGTAGAAGAAGCTGGTGATCCTTATCAAGATCAAATACAAAACTGTTCACTTTTGATTATTGACCAGCTTGAAACTTCACTTGGATTTAGTAACTCTTTCTCACTTGCTTATCAAAGTAGAGTAGGGCCAGAAGAATGGCTAAAACCATATACTGAAGACATTTTAGAAAAGCTAGGAAAATCAGGTGTCAAGGAACTTGTTGTTGTCCCAATTAGTTTTGTAAGTGAACATATTGAAACACTCCAAGAGATTGATATTGAGTACAAAGAAATTGCTAATAAAAATGGCATTGTTAATTTTAAAAGAGTCCCAGCACTTGATACTTACCCGTTGTTTATTGAAGGATTAGCTGATCTGGTTTCTTCTTGCTTAAGCGGCGAAGGAATTAGTTTAGAGGAAGCATCAAAATTGCCAGAAAGAGTAAAACTTTATCCTCAAGAGAAATGGCAGTGGGGATGGAACAACAGCTCTGAAGTATGGAATGGAAGAGTAGCAATGATTGTTTTTCTTTGCTTTTTGTTGGAATTAATAATTGGTGATGGACCTTTACATCAAATAGGCTTGTTGTGA
- the ilvB gene encoding biosynthetic-type acetolactate synthase large subunit, with protein sequence MTLTSAPNDIGDSGKITQYEMSGADALMDSLRRHGVDTIFGYPGGAILPIYDAVFKAEQEGWLRHILVRHEQGGTHAADGFARSTGKVGVCFGTSGPGATNLVTGIATAQMDSVPLVVITGQVPRPAIGTDAFQETDIFGITLPIVKHSWVVRDPSEIAKVVAQAFLIASSGRPGPVLIDIPKDVGQELFEYRPVEPGSIKPAGFELPFAPEHKAISEALDLIENAEQPLLYVGGGVISSGAHETLAAIANKYQIPVTTTLMGKGAFDEREPLSVGMLGMHGTAYANFAVTECDLLIAIGARFDDRVTGKLDTFAPRAKVIHFEIDPAEINKNRIVEVSVLGDVGISLVKLLNLSNQRKINPKTSNWLNKIKKWKNDFPLIKPPKEGEIYPQEVLIALRDLAQDAFITTDVGQHQMWAAQYLLNGPRQWISSAGLGTMGYGMPAAMGVKVALPEEQVICIAGDASILMNIQELGTIAQYKLNLKIIIINNHWQGMVRQWQESFYDERYSASNMSVGEPDFISLSQAFGIEGVVISERDQLIPQLQRALASEGPVLVNVNVRKGENCYPMVPPGKSNAQMVGIPDINRE encoded by the coding sequence GTGACCCTGACTTCTGCGCCTAATGATATAGGAGATTCAGGCAAAATAACTCAATACGAGATGTCAGGAGCTGATGCACTGATGGATTCTCTTCGTAGACACGGAGTTGATACTATTTTTGGCTATCCAGGTGGTGCAATCCTTCCAATATATGATGCAGTTTTTAAAGCAGAGCAGGAGGGCTGGTTAAGACATATTCTTGTTCGACATGAGCAGGGGGGGACTCATGCTGCAGATGGTTTCGCAAGATCCACCGGAAAAGTAGGTGTTTGTTTTGGTACATCTGGACCTGGTGCTACAAATTTAGTCACAGGGATAGCTACGGCGCAAATGGATTCTGTTCCTTTAGTTGTCATAACAGGACAAGTCCCAAGACCAGCTATCGGTACTGATGCTTTTCAAGAAACGGATATTTTTGGGATAACACTCCCCATTGTTAAGCATTCATGGGTTGTTAGAGATCCTTCTGAAATTGCAAAAGTTGTTGCTCAAGCCTTTCTCATCGCCTCCTCAGGTAGACCAGGTCCTGTTTTGATTGATATACCAAAGGATGTTGGACAAGAGTTGTTTGAATATCGACCTGTTGAGCCAGGTTCAATAAAGCCTGCAGGCTTTGAACTTCCATTTGCTCCAGAACATAAAGCAATAAGTGAAGCTTTAGATTTAATTGAAAATGCTGAGCAACCACTTCTTTACGTAGGAGGAGGTGTTATCTCATCTGGAGCACATGAAACACTTGCTGCGATCGCTAATAAATATCAAATCCCCGTAACAACAACTTTGATGGGTAAAGGAGCGTTTGATGAACGTGAACCTCTATCAGTTGGGATGCTTGGAATGCATGGAACAGCTTATGCAAACTTTGCTGTAACTGAATGTGATTTGTTGATTGCAATTGGAGCAAGATTTGATGACAGAGTTACAGGTAAATTGGATACTTTTGCACCAAGAGCAAAAGTAATTCATTTTGAGATTGATCCAGCTGAAATAAATAAAAATAGAATCGTTGAAGTTTCCGTCCTTGGTGACGTTGGTATTAGTCTTGTGAAATTATTAAATCTTAGTAATCAAAGGAAAATTAATCCAAAAACTTCTAACTGGTTGAACAAAATTAAAAAATGGAAGAATGATTTTCCTTTGATTAAACCGCCTAAAGAAGGAGAGATTTATCCACAGGAAGTATTAATTGCATTGAGAGATTTAGCACAAGATGCTTTTATTACTACAGATGTTGGGCAACATCAAATGTGGGCTGCTCAATATTTGTTGAATGGACCAAGGCAATGGATTAGCAGCGCCGGGCTTGGAACAATGGGTTATGGAATGCCCGCTGCAATGGGAGTAAAAGTTGCTTTACCTGAAGAGCAAGTTATCTGTATCGCTGGAGATGCAAGTATTTTAATGAATATTCAAGAACTCGGAACTATTGCCCAGTACAAGTTGAATTTAAAAATAATTATTATCAATAATCATTGGCAAGGCATGGTTAGACAATGGCAAGAAAGTTTCTATGATGAAAGATATTCTGCTTCTAACATGTCAGTTGGGGAGCCTGATTTTATTTCATTATCTCAGGCTTTTGGAATTGAGGGCGTTGTAATCTCTGAAAGGGATCAGTTAATACCTCAACTGCAGAGAGCCTTAGCAAGTGAAGGACCTGTTCTCGTTAACGTAAATGTGAGGAAGGGTGAGAATTGTTATCCAATGGTGCCACCAGGAAAAAGTAATGCTCAAATGGTTGGAATACCTGATATAAATAGAGAATGA
- a CDS encoding nuclease yields MNKFLMKIVVLLISFFCFLSKVYAAEILQVSSSSVLLIGDHNRTYTVKIACTEVSPDLEERSIIWLRKQLPRHTKVNLKPKGSEDGVLIAKVIPFKSNIDIAEEFINEGLATNKC; encoded by the coding sequence ATGAATAAGTTTCTTATGAAAATTGTTGTGTTATTAATATCTTTTTTTTGTTTTTTATCTAAGGTCTATGCTGCCGAAATTTTGCAAGTAAGTAGTTCTTCTGTTTTGCTAATCGGAGATCATAATCGAACTTACACTGTGAAAATAGCTTGTACGGAGGTTAGTCCTGATTTAGAGGAAAGATCGATTATTTGGTTGAGAAAACAATTACCTAGACATACAAAAGTAAACCTAAAACCTAAAGGGTCAGAAGATGGGGTGTTAATAGCAAAAGTTATTCCATTTAAGAGTAATATTGATATAGCTGAGGAATTTATAAATGAAGGACTTGCGACAAATAAATGCTAA
- the pgeF gene encoding peptidoglycan editing factor PgeF encodes MKLINYNNTKYFQSSLLKEHGFINAFFTKRHKKNKPGELQNELNLVSNINYLKQVHSNKILQVNNTLDLESNFADCLITKKKFQSLWVYTADCIPILIADKKTRQIAACHSGLKGIKKHIISKLLKIFTALGAKKSNLIIALGPSIKGDNYQVMTKDVEDLIIELTGKGYMESYLYKIEGPKEEELNLYRKDPNPDRLLIDIQAAAILQLYNEGIKQSQIDLNRLCTYSNPKLFNSYRRNNTKLRQWSCIYS; translated from the coding sequence ATGAAATTAATAAATTACAATAATACAAAATATTTTCAATCTAGTCTATTAAAAGAACATGGTTTTATAAATGCTTTTTTTACAAAAAGACATAAAAAGAACAAACCAGGCGAATTGCAAAATGAACTAAACTTAGTCTCAAATATTAACTATTTAAAGCAAGTGCATAGTAATAAAATTCTTCAAGTAAATAACACATTAGATTTAGAATCTAATTTTGCTGATTGTCTAATAACCAAAAAAAAATTTCAAAGTTTATGGGTATATACAGCAGATTGCATACCAATACTAATTGCAGATAAAAAGACAAGGCAAATTGCTGCTTGCCATTCTGGGTTAAAAGGTATTAAAAAACATATTATCTCAAAATTATTAAAAATTTTTACGGCTTTAGGGGCGAAGAAAAGCAATCTAATTATTGCCCTTGGACCATCTATTAAAGGAGATAATTATCAAGTTATGACTAAAGATGTTGAGGATTTAATTATTGAGCTAACAGGGAAAGGATATATGGAGAGTTATTTATATAAAATCGAAGGGCCTAAAGAAGAAGAATTAAATTTATATAGAAAAGACCCTAATCCTGATAGGTTATTAATCGATATACAAGCTGCTGCTATATTACAACTATATAACGAAGGTATAAAACAATCTCAAATCGATCTGAACAGACTTTGCACTTACTCAAATCCAAAACTATTTAATTCATATAGAAGAAATAATACAAAGCTAAGGCAATGGAGTTGTATATATTCATAG
- a CDS encoding Tab2/Atab2 family RNA-binding protein: MIISVPKESNLKKTDWEIDFYSRPILDENGKKRWELLITSTNDFKDKKTFKWEKICPASSVNSIWLKEALEEAINEANSQGWETPSVLRCWRSSMKTMIKRAADQVGIELISSKRTYTLLEWLIDRERNFYPQQKGYIGVNLAPPSDPIKNQAIPLPEEVRGDSWSFASLSINTLREADEWEIEFSNLIPIKESIKENISIPGIRLFSSNRSLALAAWLGGLEPVKLLIEGTQIILEAGQADRWLVTDVEEEAKKAIENNFSSSKLDADGLQFISVQKSSEQNSLDGFWMLRDIG, encoded by the coding sequence ATGATTATAAGTGTACCCAAGGAATCTAATTTAAAAAAAACAGACTGGGAAATTGACTTTTATTCCAGACCAATATTAGATGAAAATGGAAAAAAAAGATGGGAATTGCTTATAACAAGTACAAATGATTTCAAAGATAAGAAAACATTTAAATGGGAAAAAATATGTCCCGCATCAAGTGTTAATTCAATTTGGTTAAAAGAAGCCTTAGAAGAAGCTATTAATGAAGCCAATTCTCAAGGATGGGAAACACCTTCTGTATTACGTTGTTGGCGATCATCTATGAAAACAATGATAAAACGTGCAGCAGATCAAGTTGGCATTGAACTTATATCGAGTAAAAGAACATATACCTTGTTGGAGTGGCTTATTGATAGAGAAAGAAATTTTTATCCTCAACAAAAAGGATACATAGGTGTTAACCTCGCACCTCCATCGGACCCAATCAAAAATCAAGCAATACCATTACCTGAGGAAGTAAGAGGAGACTCTTGGAGCTTTGCTTCACTCTCAATTAACACACTTAGAGAGGCTGATGAATGGGAAATAGAGTTTTCAAATTTAATTCCCATAAAAGAATCAATTAAAGAGAATATTTCTATTCCTGGTATTAGACTTTTTAGTTCAAACAGGTCCTTGGCTCTCGCAGCATGGCTTGGGGGACTTGAACCAGTAAAACTATTAATTGAAGGAACACAAATAATTCTAGAAGCTGGGCAAGCTGATAGGTGGCTCGTCACGGATGTCGAAGAAGAAGCAAAAAAGGCTATTGAAAATAATTTTTCAAGTTCGAAGCTAGATGCTGATGGACTTCAATTTATTTCAGTCCAAAAAAGTTCCGAACAAAACTCGCTTGACGGTTTTTGGATGCTACGAGATATTGGATAA
- a CDS encoding S1 RNA-binding domain-containing protein, translated as MAGSDPQPKKATPPRPANNTPRKPLQVMHISRKTDEQIISENPSEKDFSEQTKDKRLVDKVPVEKNISRLKKAPESKKVLEESPSESFPAMTMEDLLRSEESNSKIKKVNSFDEQKAFEKQERKVDEFDFDEDEFLAALEENQPIGTTGEIAKGSVIAIESDGIYVDIGGKAPGFMPKNECGLGVITNLKERFPKGLEVEVLVTREQNADGMVTISCRALELRKSWDKVQNLAKEGKVIRVKINGFNRGGVTCDFEGLRGFIPRSQLEDGENHQSLVSKTINAAFLEVNPERRKLVLSEKKAAIASRFSELEIGQLIEGEILTIKPYGFFVDLKGVSGLLHHSMVTNGSMRSLREVFQTGESIKALITDLDPSRGRIGLNTAILEGPPGELITDKSKVMEEAEERAIKARNSLNKEKVEPQKEEKNINLPS; from the coding sequence ATGGCCGGGTCAGATCCTCAGCCTAAAAAAGCTACTCCCCCAAGGCCGGCAAACAATACACCTCGCAAGCCATTGCAGGTTATGCATATTAGTCGGAAGACTGATGAACAGATCATTAGTGAAAATCCATCTGAGAAAGATTTCTCTGAACAAACTAAAGATAAAAGGTTAGTTGACAAAGTTCCAGTCGAAAAAAACATTTCTCGTCTAAAAAAAGCTCCTGAGTCGAAAAAAGTACTCGAGGAAAGTCCTAGCGAAAGTTTTCCAGCTATGACGATGGAAGATTTACTAAGATCAGAAGAAAGTAATTCTAAAATCAAAAAAGTTAACTCTTTTGATGAACAAAAGGCTTTTGAAAAACAAGAAAGAAAAGTTGATGAATTTGATTTTGACGAAGATGAGTTTTTAGCAGCATTAGAAGAAAATCAACCGATAGGTACTACAGGTGAAATTGCTAAAGGGTCAGTTATTGCAATTGAAAGTGATGGTATTTATGTCGACATAGGGGGAAAAGCTCCTGGCTTCATGCCTAAAAATGAATGTGGTTTAGGTGTAATTACAAATTTAAAAGAGCGTTTCCCAAAAGGTTTAGAAGTAGAAGTCCTTGTTACTAGGGAACAAAATGCAGATGGAATGGTAACAATCAGTTGCAGGGCTTTAGAGTTAAGAAAAAGCTGGGACAAAGTTCAAAATCTTGCAAAAGAAGGGAAAGTAATTCGAGTTAAAATTAATGGTTTTAACCGAGGAGGAGTTACGTGTGATTTCGAAGGATTAAGAGGTTTTATTCCCAGATCTCAACTTGAAGATGGAGAGAATCATCAATCGCTTGTTTCAAAAACAATTAATGCAGCTTTTTTAGAGGTAAATCCAGAGAGAAGAAAACTTGTTCTTTCAGAAAAGAAAGCCGCAATTGCATCAAGATTTTCTGAGTTAGAAATTGGACAACTTATCGAAGGTGAAATTTTAACAATTAAACCTTATGGTTTCTTTGTAGATTTAAAAGGCGTCAGCGGATTATTACATCATTCAATGGTTACGAATGGAAGCATGAGGAGTCTTAGAGAAGTTTTTCAAACTGGTGAATCCATTAAAGCTTTGATAACTGATTTAGATCCCTCGCGTGGACGTATTGGATTAAATACGGCAATTTTAGAAGGTCCTCCAGGAGAACTTATTACTGATAAATCAAAAGTAATGGAGGAAGCAGAGGAGAGAGCAATTAAAGCTCGAAATAGTCTTAACAAAGAAAAAGTTGAACCACAAAAAGAAGAAAAAAATATCAATTTACCTTCATAA
- a CDS encoding creatininase family protein, producing MTWPEASKAASEKGSTLVWPFGACEQHGPHLPLITDTFFAENILIKTLEGLPREMPIWMMPSQSIGFSPEHQAFPGTLSLSANVLLSLVSDVGKQIASMGFKRLVFFNAHGGQIGLLQAVSRQLRIQCPSLAVLPCFIWSGVPGLDDLLPDKEVEEGLHAALAETSLMLHMAGDLVRNDSYLEKEISNGEIVATPKGWSLEGASPCAWLTEELSSSGVIGDASSSNAKLGAALENALIDHWKSLFTSLLDSDWPPNMSEKPVSSS from the coding sequence TTGACCTGGCCTGAAGCTTCAAAAGCCGCTTCAGAGAAAGGATCTACATTGGTTTGGCCCTTTGGAGCATGTGAACAGCATGGACCACATTTACCTTTAATTACTGATACTTTTTTTGCAGAGAATATTTTAATAAAGACCCTAGAAGGATTGCCAAGAGAAATGCCGATATGGATGATGCCATCTCAATCAATTGGTTTCTCTCCTGAGCATCAGGCTTTTCCTGGAACTTTATCTTTATCGGCAAATGTTTTGCTTTCACTTGTTAGTGATGTTGGTAAGCAGATAGCTTCTATGGGATTCAAAAGATTAGTCTTTTTTAATGCTCATGGAGGACAAATAGGATTGCTTCAAGCTGTTTCCAGGCAATTAAGAATTCAATGTCCTTCTTTAGCAGTACTGCCTTGTTTTATTTGGAGTGGAGTCCCTGGCTTAGATGATCTTTTGCCTGATAAAGAGGTTGAGGAAGGTCTTCATGCTGCATTGGCAGAGACAAGTCTTATGTTGCACATGGCTGGAGATTTAGTTCGCAATGATTCTTACTTAGAAAAAGAAATTTCTAATGGTGAGATTGTTGCAACTCCAAAAGGTTGGAGCCTTGAGGGTGCGTCTCCATGTGCATGGCTTACAGAAGAATTGAGCTCTTCTGGGGTTATTGGGGATGCAAGTTCTTCAAATGCCAAATTGGGTGCCGCTTTGGAAAATGCACTAATAGATCACTGGAAGTCCCTATTTACAAGCCTTTTGGATAGTGATTGGCCACCAAATATGTCAGAAAAACCTGTTTCTAGCAGTTAA
- a CDS encoding aldehyde oxygenase (deformylating): protein MQALASDNLTVENKELSSDSLPDFTSESYKDAYSRINAVVIEGEQEAYSNFLDLAKMIPEHAEELIRLGKMEKKHMNGFCACGRNLAVKPDMPFAKTFFSKLHNNFIEAFKAGNTTTCLLIQCILIESFAISAYHVYIRVADPFAKRITEGVVQDEYLHLNYGQEWLKANLDSVKKDLMKANKENLPLIKSMLDEVSNDAEVLHMDKEELMEEFMIAYQDSLLEIGLDNREIARMALAAVI, encoded by the coding sequence ATGCAAGCTCTTGCATCCGACAATTTAACAGTAGAAAATAAAGAGTTAAGCTCTGACTCTCTTCCAGATTTCACTTCTGAATCTTACAAAGATGCATACAGCAGAATTAATGCAGTTGTAATTGAAGGTGAGCAAGAAGCGTATTCCAATTTTCTTGATCTAGCTAAGATGATCCCAGAGCACGCTGAAGAGCTTATAAGGCTTGGGAAGATGGAGAAAAAGCATATGAATGGTTTTTGTGCTTGTGGCAGGAATCTTGCTGTTAAGCCTGATATGCCCTTTGCAAAAACATTTTTTTCAAAACTCCACAATAATTTTATAGAAGCTTTTAAAGCTGGAAATACAACTACTTGCCTTCTAATTCAGTGCATTTTGATTGAATCTTTTGCTATATCTGCTTATCACGTTTACATTCGTGTGGCTGATCCTTTTGCTAAAAGAATTACTGAAGGTGTTGTTCAAGATGAATACTTGCATTTGAATTATGGTCAGGAATGGTTGAAGGCCAATCTTGACTCCGTGAAAAAAGATCTTATGAAGGCTAATAAAGAAAACTTGCCATTAATTAAATCAATGCTTGATGAAGTTTCTAATGATGCTGAAGTTCTTCATATGGATAAGGAAGAGTTAATGGAAGAATTTATGATTGCTTATCAGGACTCTCTTCTTGAAATAGGTCTAGACAATAGAGAAATTGCAAGAATGGCTCTTGCAGCAGTAATTTAA
- a CDS encoding long-chain acyl-[acyl-carrier-protein] reductase, producing MFGLIGHSTSFEDAKRKALGLGYDHIAEGDLDVWCTAPPQLVEHVKVVSAIGKTIEGAYIDSCFVPEMLSRFKTARRKVLNAMELAQKKGISITALGGFTSIIFENFNLLQNQQVRNTTLDWQRFTTGNTHTAWVICRQLEQNAPRIGIDLSKSKVAVVGATGDIGSAVCRWLSNRTGVSELLLVARQQKPLVELQSQLGGGRILTLDEALPEADIVIWVASMPKTLEIDPTKIKRPCLMIDGGYPKNLGEKFSGSGIHILKGGIVQFFKDIGWSMMELAEMENPKREMFACFAEAMLLEFEECHTNFSWGRNNITLEKMDFIGKASERHGFSAVGLKSNIQTLTV from the coding sequence ATGTTTGGGCTAATTGGACATTCAACAAGCTTTGAAGATGCCAAGCGCAAGGCATTGGGCTTGGGGTATGACCATATCGCTGAAGGGGATTTGGATGTTTGGTGTACTGCTCCACCTCAGTTGGTCGAGCACGTAAAGGTTGTAAGTGCCATAGGAAAGACAATAGAAGGGGCTTATATAGACTCATGCTTTGTTCCTGAGATGCTCAGCCGCTTCAAGACTGCTAGAAGAAAAGTTCTAAATGCAATGGAGTTAGCTCAAAAAAAAGGGATCAGCATCACCGCTCTTGGAGGATTTACATCAATAATTTTTGAGAATTTTAATTTGCTTCAGAATCAACAAGTTAGAAATACAACTCTTGATTGGCAAAGATTTACCACTGGTAACACGCATACAGCTTGGGTTATTTGTAGACAGCTAGAGCAAAATGCACCTCGAATCGGAATTGATTTGAGTAAATCTAAAGTAGCTGTTGTTGGTGCAACTGGTGATATCGGTAGTGCGGTATGTCGCTGGTTATCTAATCGAACTGGTGTTTCAGAACTTTTATTAGTAGCTAGACAGCAAAAGCCACTAGTTGAACTTCAATCTCAACTTGGAGGAGGGAGAATTCTTACTCTTGACGAAGCTTTACCCGAGGCAGATATTGTAATTTGGGTTGCAAGTATGCCCAAAACTTTAGAAATTGATCCAACTAAAATTAAACGACCTTGCTTGATGATTGATGGTGGATACCCTAAAAATTTAGGGGAGAAGTTCTCTGGTTCTGGCATTCATATTTTAAAGGGAGGAATAGTTCAATTTTTCAAGGATATTGGCTGGAGCATGATGGAATTGGCAGAGATGGAAAATCCTAAAAGAGAAATGTTTGCTTGTTTTGCTGAAGCAATGCTTCTTGAATTTGAGGAATGTCATACAAATTTCAGTTGGGGAAGGAACAATATCACTCTTGAAAAGATGGATTTTATAGGTAAGGCATCTGAAAGACATGGATTTTCCGCAGTTGGCTTGAAATCAAATATTCAGACATTAACCGTCTGA
- a CDS encoding acetyl-CoA carboxylase carboxyltransferase subunit alpha, producing the protein MARRFLLEFEKPLVELEKQIDQIRELARDSEVDVSQQLLQLETLAARRREEIFNALTPAQKIQVARHPQRPSTLDYIQMFCDDWVELHGDRNGTDDQALVGGLARIGEKSVLIIGQQKGRDTKENVARNFGMAKPGGYRKALRLMDHADRFNLPIISFIDTPGAYAGLLAEEQGQGEAIAVNLREMFRLKVPIIATVIGEGGSGGALGIGVADRLLMFEHSVYTVASPEACASILWRDAGKAPEAASSLKITGPDLLKLGIVDEVLKEPSGGNNWAPLQAGDTLKNALEKHLSELLALSSDELRNNRYSKFRQIGKYLESQSLESEVTV; encoded by the coding sequence ATGGCTAGACGTTTTCTCCTCGAGTTTGAAAAGCCTCTTGTAGAGCTGGAAAAGCAGATTGATCAAATTAGAGAATTAGCAAGAGATTCAGAGGTTGATGTAAGTCAACAACTCCTGCAATTAGAGACACTGGCTGCAAGAAGGAGAGAAGAAATATTTAATGCACTTACACCGGCTCAAAAGATTCAAGTAGCTAGACATCCTCAAAGGCCTAGCACGCTTGATTACATTCAAATGTTTTGTGATGACTGGGTAGAGTTACATGGAGATAGAAACGGCACTGATGACCAGGCGCTCGTAGGGGGGTTAGCACGAATTGGAGAAAAATCTGTCCTTATTATCGGTCAACAAAAAGGTAGGGATACAAAAGAGAATGTCGCTCGTAACTTTGGAATGGCTAAGCCAGGAGGATATAGAAAAGCTTTGAGGCTAATGGATCATGCAGATCGATTTAATTTGCCGATAATATCTTTTATTGATACTCCTGGGGCTTATGCAGGGCTCCTAGCAGAAGAACAAGGCCAGGGTGAGGCAATTGCTGTGAATTTGCGTGAAATGTTTAGATTGAAAGTACCGATAATTGCAACTGTAATTGGGGAAGGTGGCTCTGGAGGTGCTTTGGGAATAGGTGTAGCAGACAGGTTGCTTATGTTTGAGCATAGTGTTTATACAGTTGCAAGTCCTGAAGCTTGTGCCTCGATTTTATGGAGGGATGCTGGTAAGGCGCCCGAAGCAGCATCTTCCCTGAAAATTACTGGACCTGATCTTTTGAAGCTAGGGATTGTCGATGAGGTCTTAAAAGAGCCTTCTGGAGGGAATAATTGGGCACCTCTTCAGGCCGGAGATACCTTGAAAAATGCCCTTGAAAAGCATTTGTCTGAATTATTGGCTTTATCCTCTGACGAATTAAGGAATAATAGATATTCCAAATTTAGACAAATAGGAAAATATTTGGAATCTCAATCTCTTGAGAGTGAAGTTACAGTTTAA
- a CDS encoding SDR family oxidoreductase yields MPTVLITGASRGIGRATAKAFANDGWDLLLISRSEEDLVSLVNEVDNKKIKSYYKCIDLSNSKDISKGINELLKNGLVPSVVINNAGVAWTGDLLSMPIEKWEWIMQLNLTSIFQICSEVVPLMRNKGGLIINVSSHASRNAFSQWGAYCVSKAALASFTKCLAEEERKHCIRACTLTLGSVNSSLWDTDTVEMQFDKDSMLTVDQVAYELLHIANQPSNQIIEDLTLMPSGGVF; encoded by the coding sequence TTGCCAACAGTATTAATCACCGGTGCTTCTAGAGGAATTGGAAGAGCAACGGCTAAAGCTTTCGCTAATGATGGATGGGATTTACTATTGATATCTAGATCAGAAGAAGATCTGGTAAGTCTTGTTAATGAAGTTGACAATAAAAAAATCAAGTCTTACTACAAATGTATTGATCTAAGTAATTCAAAAGATATTTCTAAAGGGATCAATGAGTTATTGAAAAATGGCTTGGTCCCTTCGGTTGTAATTAATAATGCAGGGGTTGCTTGGACCGGTGACCTTCTATCAATGCCAATTGAGAAATGGGAATGGATAATGCAATTAAATCTCACTAGTATCTTTCAGATTTGTTCTGAGGTGGTTCCTTTGATGAGAAACAAAGGAGGATTGATTATAAACGTAAGTAGTCATGCCTCTCGAAATGCTTTCTCTCAATGGGGAGCCTACTGTGTTTCTAAAGCAGCCTTAGCAAGTTTTACTAAATGCTTAGCAGAAGAAGAACGTAAACATTGCATTCGAGCATGCACACTTACTCTTGGATCAGTGAATTCATCTCTTTGGGACACAGATACCGTTGAGATGCAATTTGACAAAGATTCGATGCTTACCGTTGATCAAGTTGCATATGAACTTCTACATATTGCTAATCAACCAAGTAATCAAATTATAGAAGATTTAACTCTGATGCCTTCTGGAGGAGTATTCTGA